In a genomic window of Dermochelys coriacea isolate rDerCor1 chromosome 11, rDerCor1.pri.v4, whole genome shotgun sequence:
- the LRRFIP1 gene encoding leucine-rich repeat flightless-interacting protein 1 isoform X21, with amino-acid sequence MGTQGAGRKRLPNRERLTAEDDALNQIAREAEARLAAKRAARAEAREIRMKELERQQKEASDEDERMSVGSRGSLRVEERPEKDFEKGARTVSSLSAATLASLGGTSSRRGSGDTSISVDTEASIREIKDSLAEVEEKYKKAMVSNAQLDNEKTNFMYQVDTLKDALLELEEQLAESRRQYEEKSKEFEREKHAHSILQFQFTEIKETLKQREEMLEKHGIIPNLEVATNGEALDGLNNEGYSDSTKVTPGATQTLQTVGDGTLGRANEVEMKDEILEDMGKREILQNTEHEEHKEESEEREIVKEIKTLHADENTEAEKTVEDNDVTSTVMLSSGREEQIQSHTEHVSGNVSSTENSDVIELRKETESGDDSLEAQQSGSKESEHSSDLNHLTNENWETGTLKSQGIETPQGRPTDLNTEHESERLAQEQKITQEDFTICQREGSSEIFQEALDFVASSHASASDQSGSPEDARAGTGIKESHMEAQTESLYQAEESTENEVMSSLEKQLDEGCIERTIGKGEGGKNDSDTAEEENKTGNTVQSQGRKEVDSVEEEGETACASEVTPDTIVKEQKTDETHTLSTFSKNDLIFAEEEGNMQDEAENEKNIAERGQTKDTGKMEEVTGMLDIKPDSENKRVKEEPPLVPLDEFAEVKEGVSHQTEQDQDVMKEIQSQETILVTSPSDHEIEESNTETWDESRKGKESRSELMEDERTQVETQTIKCSEEVKNNPIQEKDKTVENEMQKVVKEEEDESRQELTQDVSVIIEEKVDDKEASVESSKKLDLTDQQHDRSVSDDSSLQKITELSQQFNESLEGNTKEMEIQKTVLDDACQLSRKERDTKQMGNGNEEDENKGIEEQNELQEVKKQEVVPDFEEDADYIKTQKAELDEKSNEQVEVEGQEEEIVEDDGEKFDFDDDLGLILKTPGKHDAEKVNTQTLEEVRGKEIVTETAKTEKGEKEETHQSRTQSVENEGMVTEGNASIQQEKEKEAEEAGHLQTDTSRSAAPEKACDLVEDETENETVLDSNNMEKIADEYSSEQELGNLGNTRDESKDDMQASRRGKGRSKEDCMIS; translated from the exons GTTGAAGAAAGGCCAGAAAAAGACTTTGAGAAG GGAGCTCGTACTGTGTCAAGCTTATCAGCAGCTACGCTAGCCTCTCTGGGTGGAACTTCCTCCCGGAGAGGCAGTGGGGACACCTCCATCTCCGTTGATACTGAGGCATCCATTAGAGAAATAAAG GACTCCCTAGCAGAAGTTGAAGAGAAATATAAAAAGGCTATGGTGTCTAATGCACAGCTAGACAATGAGAAAACAAACTTCATGTACCAAGTAGATACCTTGAAGGATGCATTGTTAGAGTTAGAAGAACAGCTGGCAGAATCCAGGAGGCAATATGAAGAGAAAAGCAAA GAATTTGAGCGGGAAAAGCATGCTCATAGCATATTGCAGTTTCAGTTCACAGAAATCAAGGAGACCCTGAAGCAAAGAGAAGAAATGCTCGAG AAACATGGAATAATCCCAAATTTGGAAGTAGCCACCAATGGAGAGGCTTTAGATGGTCTCAATAATGAAGGATACTCAGATTCTACCAAGGTTACTCCAGGGGCGACTCAGACCTTACAGACAGTTGGGGATGGGACACTAG GCAGAGCCAATGAAGTGGAGATGAAAGATGAGATTTTGGAGGATATGGGGAAAAGAGAAATCTTGCAGAATACTGAGCATGAGGAACACAAAGAGGAGTCTGAGGAGCGGGAAATTGTAAAGGAGATAAAGACATTGCATGCTGATGAAAATACAGAGGCAGAGAAAACCGTGGAAGACAATGATGTCACATCAACAGTGATGTTAAGTAGTGGACGTGAGGAACAAATTCAAAGCCATACAGAACATGTTTCAGGAAATGTTTCTTCCACTGAAAATAGTGATGTAATTGAGTTGAGAAAGGAAACAGAATCAGGAGATGATAGCTTAGAAGCCCAACAGTCTGGTAGTAAGGAATCTGAACATagtagtgatttaaatcacttgacTAATGAGAATTGGGAAACGGGTACACTGAAAAGTCAGGGTATTGAGACTCCTCAGGGAAGACCTACTGACTTAAACACAGAGCACGAATCTGAAAGACTTGCACAAGAGCAGAAAATAACACAAGAGGATTTTACAATTTGCCAGCGAGAAGGCAGTAGTGAAATATTTCAGGAAGCTCTTGATTTTGTGGCTAGCAGCCATGCGTCAGCTTCTGATCAGTCAGGATCACCAGAAGATGCAAGAGCAGGTACAGGTATTAAAGAATCACATATGGAGGCTCAAACTGAAAGTCTCTATCAAGCAGAAGAAAGCACTGAAAATGAGGTTATGAGTAGCTTGGAGAAACAGCTTGATGAAGGGTGCATAGAGAGAACAATTGGTAAAGGAGAGGGTGGTAAAAATGACAGTGATACAGCTGAAGAAGAAAATAAGACTGGAAATACAGTTCAGAGTCAGGGAAGGAAAGAAGTAGATTCtgtggaagaggagggagaaacagcATGTGCAAGTGAGGTCACACCAGATACAattgtaaaagaacaaaaaacagatGAAACACATACTCTATCCACTTTTTCAAAAAATGATCTGATATTTGCAGAAGAGGAAGGAAATATGCAAGATGAGGCAGAGAATGAGAAGAATATTGCTGAGAGGGGACAAACAAAAGACACAGGAAAGATGGAAGAAGTAACAGGCATGTTGGACATAAAACCAGATTCTGAAAACAAAAGGGTGAAAGAGGAACCACCTCTGGTACCCCTAGATGAATTTGCAGAGGTAAAAGAGGGTGTATCGCATCAGACAGAGCAGGACCAAGATGTCATGAAAGAAATTCAATCCCAAGAAACCATTTTAGTTACTAGTCCCAGCGATCATGAAATTGAGGAGTCAAACACAGAAACGTGGGATGAAtctaggaaaggaaaggaaagtagAAGTGAGTTGATGGAAGATGAGAGAACACAGGTAGAAACCCAAACAATTAAGTGCAGTGAAGAAGTAAAGAATAATCCAATACAAGAAAAAGATAAGACTGTAGAAAATGAAATGCAGAAAGTAGTtaaagaagaggaagatgaaTCTAGACAGGAATTGACTCAAGATGTCAGTGTAATTATTGAAGAGAAAGTTGATGATAAAGAGGCATCAGTGGAAAGTAGCAAGAAGCTGGATCTTACAGACCAGCAGCATGATAGATCTGTTTCTGATGATAGTTCATTGCAGAAAATCACAGAACTGTCACAGCAATTTAATGAATCCCTTGAAGGCAACAcaaaggaaatggaaattcaGAAAACTGTGTTAGATGATGCATGTCAACTTAGCAGAAAAGAAAGGGATACAAAACAGATGGGAAATGGGAATGAGGAAGATGAGAATAAAGGAATAGAAGAGCAGAACGAATTACAAGAAGTTAAGAAACAGGAAGTTGTTCCAGATTTTGAGGAAGATGCTGATTACATCAAGACACAGAAAGCAGAGCTGGATGAGAAGTCTAATGAACAAGTTGAGGTGGAGGGTCAAGAGGAGGAAATAGTGGAAGATGACGGTGAAAAATTTGATTTTGATGATGATTTAGGGCTGATATTAAAAACTCCCGGAAAGCATGATGCTGAGAAAGTTAATACACAAACGTTGGAGGAAGTTAGGGGAAAGGAAATAGTCACAGAAACTGCCAAAACAGAAAAAGGTGAAAAGGAGGAAACTCATCAAAGCAGAACACAGAGTGTAGAGAATGAGGGCATGGTTACTGAAGGCAATGCTAGTATccagcaggaaaaagaaaaggaagctgAAGAAGCTGGTCATTTGCAAACTGATACCTCTCGGTCTGCAGCTCCAGAAAAAGCATGTGATCTGGTGGAAGACGAAACTGAAAATGAAACCGTGTTAGACAGCAATAATATGGAAAAAATAGCTGATGAATATTCATCAGAACAGGAGTTAGGAAACTTAGGCAACACTAGGGATGAAAGCAAAGACGATATGCAAGCTAGTAGACGGGGCAAGGGTAGATCTAAAGAAGATTGTATGATATCATGA
- the LRRFIP1 gene encoding leucine-rich repeat flightless-interacting protein 1 isoform X16 has protein sequence MGTQGAGRKRLPNRERLTAEDDALNQIAREAEARLAAKRAARAEAREIRMKELERQQKEASDEDERMSVGSRGSLRVEERPEKDFEKGARTVSSLSAATLASLGGTSSRRGSGDTSISVDTEASIREIKDINELKNQIQDVEGKYMQGLKEMKDSLAEVEEKYKKAMVSNAQLDNEKTNFMYQVDTLKDALLELEEQLAESRRQYEEKSKEFEREKHAHSILQFQFTEIKETLKQREEMLEKHGIIPNLEVATNGEALDGLNNEGYSDSTKVTPGATQTLQTVGDGTLGRANEVEMKDEILEDMGKREILQNTEHEEHKEESEEREIVKEIKTLHADENTEAEKTVEDNDVTSTVMLSSGREEQIQSHTEHVSGNVSSTENSDVIELRKETESGDDSLEAQQSGSKESEHSSDLNHLTNENWETGTLKSQGIETPQGRPTDLNTEHESERLAQEQKITQEDFTICQREGSSEIFQEALDFVASSHASASDQSGSPEDARAGTGIKESHMEAQTESLYQAEESTENEVMSSLEKQLDEGCIERTIGKGEGGKNDSDTAEEENKTGNTVQSQGRKEVDSVEEEGETACASEVTPDTIVKEQKTDETHTLSTFSKNDLIFAEEEGNMQDEAENEKNIAERGQTKDTGKMEEVTGMLDIKPDSENKRVKEEPPLVPLDEFAEVKEGVSHQTEQDQDVMKEIQSQETILVTSPSDHEIEESNTETWDESRKGKESRSELMEDERTQVETQTIKCSEEVKNNPIQEKDKTVENEMQKVVKEEEDESRQELTQDVSVIIEEKVDDKEASVESSKKLDLTDQQHDRSVSDDSSLQKITELSQQFNESLEGNTKEMEIQKTVLDDACQLSRKERDTKQMGNGNEEDENKGIEEQNELQEVKKQEVVPDFEEDADYIKTQKAELDEKSNEQVEVEGQEEEIVEDDGEKFDFDDDLGLILKTPGKHDAEKVNTQTLEEVRGKEIVTETAKTEKGEKEETHQSRTQSVENEGMVTEGNASIQQEKEKEAEEAGHLQTDTSRSAAPEKACDLVEDETENETVLDSNNMEKIADEYSSEQELGNLGNTRDESKDDMQASRRGKGRSKEDCMIS, from the exons GTTGAAGAAAGGCCAGAAAAAGACTTTGAGAAG GGAGCTCGTACTGTGTCAAGCTTATCAGCAGCTACGCTAGCCTCTCTGGGTGGAACTTCCTCCCGGAGAGGCAGTGGGGACACCTCCATCTCCGTTGATACTGAGGCATCCATTAGAGAAATAAAG GATATCAATGAGTTAAAGAACCAGATTCAGGATGTAGAAGGCAAATACATGCAGGGACTGAAAGAAATGAAG GACTCCCTAGCAGAAGTTGAAGAGAAATATAAAAAGGCTATGGTGTCTAATGCACAGCTAGACAATGAGAAAACAAACTTCATGTACCAAGTAGATACCTTGAAGGATGCATTGTTAGAGTTAGAAGAACAGCTGGCAGAATCCAGGAGGCAATATGAAGAGAAAAGCAAA GAATTTGAGCGGGAAAAGCATGCTCATAGCATATTGCAGTTTCAGTTCACAGAAATCAAGGAGACCCTGAAGCAAAGAGAAGAAATGCTCGAG AAACATGGAATAATCCCAAATTTGGAAGTAGCCACCAATGGAGAGGCTTTAGATGGTCTCAATAATGAAGGATACTCAGATTCTACCAAGGTTACTCCAGGGGCGACTCAGACCTTACAGACAGTTGGGGATGGGACACTAG GCAGAGCCAATGAAGTGGAGATGAAAGATGAGATTTTGGAGGATATGGGGAAAAGAGAAATCTTGCAGAATACTGAGCATGAGGAACACAAAGAGGAGTCTGAGGAGCGGGAAATTGTAAAGGAGATAAAGACATTGCATGCTGATGAAAATACAGAGGCAGAGAAAACCGTGGAAGACAATGATGTCACATCAACAGTGATGTTAAGTAGTGGACGTGAGGAACAAATTCAAAGCCATACAGAACATGTTTCAGGAAATGTTTCTTCCACTGAAAATAGTGATGTAATTGAGTTGAGAAAGGAAACAGAATCAGGAGATGATAGCTTAGAAGCCCAACAGTCTGGTAGTAAGGAATCTGAACATagtagtgatttaaatcacttgacTAATGAGAATTGGGAAACGGGTACACTGAAAAGTCAGGGTATTGAGACTCCTCAGGGAAGACCTACTGACTTAAACACAGAGCACGAATCTGAAAGACTTGCACAAGAGCAGAAAATAACACAAGAGGATTTTACAATTTGCCAGCGAGAAGGCAGTAGTGAAATATTTCAGGAAGCTCTTGATTTTGTGGCTAGCAGCCATGCGTCAGCTTCTGATCAGTCAGGATCACCAGAAGATGCAAGAGCAGGTACAGGTATTAAAGAATCACATATGGAGGCTCAAACTGAAAGTCTCTATCAAGCAGAAGAAAGCACTGAAAATGAGGTTATGAGTAGCTTGGAGAAACAGCTTGATGAAGGGTGCATAGAGAGAACAATTGGTAAAGGAGAGGGTGGTAAAAATGACAGTGATACAGCTGAAGAAGAAAATAAGACTGGAAATACAGTTCAGAGTCAGGGAAGGAAAGAAGTAGATTCtgtggaagaggagggagaaacagcATGTGCAAGTGAGGTCACACCAGATACAattgtaaaagaacaaaaaacagatGAAACACATACTCTATCCACTTTTTCAAAAAATGATCTGATATTTGCAGAAGAGGAAGGAAATATGCAAGATGAGGCAGAGAATGAGAAGAATATTGCTGAGAGGGGACAAACAAAAGACACAGGAAAGATGGAAGAAGTAACAGGCATGTTGGACATAAAACCAGATTCTGAAAACAAAAGGGTGAAAGAGGAACCACCTCTGGTACCCCTAGATGAATTTGCAGAGGTAAAAGAGGGTGTATCGCATCAGACAGAGCAGGACCAAGATGTCATGAAAGAAATTCAATCCCAAGAAACCATTTTAGTTACTAGTCCCAGCGATCATGAAATTGAGGAGTCAAACACAGAAACGTGGGATGAAtctaggaaaggaaaggaaagtagAAGTGAGTTGATGGAAGATGAGAGAACACAGGTAGAAACCCAAACAATTAAGTGCAGTGAAGAAGTAAAGAATAATCCAATACAAGAAAAAGATAAGACTGTAGAAAATGAAATGCAGAAAGTAGTtaaagaagaggaagatgaaTCTAGACAGGAATTGACTCAAGATGTCAGTGTAATTATTGAAGAGAAAGTTGATGATAAAGAGGCATCAGTGGAAAGTAGCAAGAAGCTGGATCTTACAGACCAGCAGCATGATAGATCTGTTTCTGATGATAGTTCATTGCAGAAAATCACAGAACTGTCACAGCAATTTAATGAATCCCTTGAAGGCAACAcaaaggaaatggaaattcaGAAAACTGTGTTAGATGATGCATGTCAACTTAGCAGAAAAGAAAGGGATACAAAACAGATGGGAAATGGGAATGAGGAAGATGAGAATAAAGGAATAGAAGAGCAGAACGAATTACAAGAAGTTAAGAAACAGGAAGTTGTTCCAGATTTTGAGGAAGATGCTGATTACATCAAGACACAGAAAGCAGAGCTGGATGAGAAGTCTAATGAACAAGTTGAGGTGGAGGGTCAAGAGGAGGAAATAGTGGAAGATGACGGTGAAAAATTTGATTTTGATGATGATTTAGGGCTGATATTAAAAACTCCCGGAAAGCATGATGCTGAGAAAGTTAATACACAAACGTTGGAGGAAGTTAGGGGAAAGGAAATAGTCACAGAAACTGCCAAAACAGAAAAAGGTGAAAAGGAGGAAACTCATCAAAGCAGAACACAGAGTGTAGAGAATGAGGGCATGGTTACTGAAGGCAATGCTAGTATccagcaggaaaaagaaaaggaagctgAAGAAGCTGGTCATTTGCAAACTGATACCTCTCGGTCTGCAGCTCCAGAAAAAGCATGTGATCTGGTGGAAGACGAAACTGAAAATGAAACCGTGTTAGACAGCAATAATATGGAAAAAATAGCTGATGAATATTCATCAGAACAGGAGTTAGGAAACTTAGGCAACACTAGGGATGAAAGCAAAGACGATATGCAAGCTAGTAGACGGGGCAAGGGTAGATCTAAAGAAGATTGTATGATATCATGA
- the LRRFIP1 gene encoding leucine-rich repeat flightless-interacting protein 1 isoform X7, with product MGTQGAGRKRLPNRERLTAEDDALNQIAREAEARLAAKRAARAEAREIRMKELERQQKEIYQVQKKYYGLDTKWGDIEQWMEDSERYSRRSRRYASASDEDERMSVGSRGSLRVEERPEKDFEKGARTVSSLSAATLASLGGTSSRRGSGDTSISVDTEASIREIKDSLAEVEEKYKKAMVSNAQLDNEKTNFMYQVDTLKDALLELEEQLAESRRQYEEKSKEFEREKHAHSILQFQFTEIKETLKQREEMLEEIRQLQQKQENYIREISDLQETIEWKDKKIGKHGIIPNLEVATNGEALDGLNNEGYSDSTKVTPGATQTLQTVGDGTLGRANEVEMKDEILEDMGKREILQNTEHEEHKEESEEREIVKEIKTLHADENTEAEKTVEDNDVTSTVMLSSGREEQIQSHTEHVSGNVSSTENSDVIELRKETESGDDSLEAQQSGSKESEHSSDLNHLTNENWETGTLKSQGIETPQGRPTDLNTEHESERLAQEQKITQEDFTICQREGSSEIFQEALDFVASSHASASDQSGSPEDARAGTGIKESHMEAQTESLYQAEESTENEVMSSLEKQLDEGCIERTIGKGEGGKNDSDTAEEENKTGNTVQSQGRKEVDSVEEEGETACASEVTPDTIVKEQKTDETHTLSTFSKNDLIFAEEEGNMQDEAENEKNIAERGQTKDTGKMEEVTGMLDIKPDSENKRVKEEPPLVPLDEFAEVKEGVSHQTEQDQDVMKEIQSQETILVTSPSDHEIEESNTETWDESRKGKESRSELMEDERTQVETQTIKCSEEVKNNPIQEKDKTVENEMQKVVKEEEDESRQELTQDVSVIIEEKVDDKEASVESSKKLDLTDQQHDRSVSDDSSLQKITELSQQFNESLEGNTKEMEIQKTVLDDACQLSRKERDTKQMGNGNEEDENKGIEEQNELQEVKKQEVVPDFEEDADYIKTQKAELDEKSNEQVEVEGQEEEIVEDDGEKFDFDDDLGLILKTPGKHDAEKVNTQTLEEVRGKEIVTETAKTEKGEKEETHQSRTQSVENEGMVTEGNASIQQEKEKEAEEAGHLQTDTSRSAAPEKACDLVEDETENETVLDSNNMEKIADEYSSEQELGNLGNTRDESKDDMQASRRGKGRSKEDCMIS from the exons GTTGAAGAAAGGCCAGAAAAAGACTTTGAGAAG GGAGCTCGTACTGTGTCAAGCTTATCAGCAGCTACGCTAGCCTCTCTGGGTGGAACTTCCTCCCGGAGAGGCAGTGGGGACACCTCCATCTCCGTTGATACTGAGGCATCCATTAGAGAAATAAAG GACTCCCTAGCAGAAGTTGAAGAGAAATATAAAAAGGCTATGGTGTCTAATGCACAGCTAGACAATGAGAAAACAAACTTCATGTACCAAGTAGATACCTTGAAGGATGCATTGTTAGAGTTAGAAGAACAGCTGGCAGAATCCAGGAGGCAATATGAAGAGAAAAGCAAA GAATTTGAGCGGGAAAAGCATGCTCATAGCATATTGCAGTTTCAGTTCACAGAAATCAAGGAGACCCTGAAGCAAAGAGAAGAAATGCTCGAG GAAATCCGACAGCTACAACAGAAACAGGAGAACTATATCAGGGAAATTTCTGATCTTCAGGAGACGATAGAGTGGAAAGACAAAAAAATAGGG AAACATGGAATAATCCCAAATTTGGAAGTAGCCACCAATGGAGAGGCTTTAGATGGTCTCAATAATGAAGGATACTCAGATTCTACCAAGGTTACTCCAGGGGCGACTCAGACCTTACAGACAGTTGGGGATGGGACACTAG GCAGAGCCAATGAAGTGGAGATGAAAGATGAGATTTTGGAGGATATGGGGAAAAGAGAAATCTTGCAGAATACTGAGCATGAGGAACACAAAGAGGAGTCTGAGGAGCGGGAAATTGTAAAGGAGATAAAGACATTGCATGCTGATGAAAATACAGAGGCAGAGAAAACCGTGGAAGACAATGATGTCACATCAACAGTGATGTTAAGTAGTGGACGTGAGGAACAAATTCAAAGCCATACAGAACATGTTTCAGGAAATGTTTCTTCCACTGAAAATAGTGATGTAATTGAGTTGAGAAAGGAAACAGAATCAGGAGATGATAGCTTAGAAGCCCAACAGTCTGGTAGTAAGGAATCTGAACATagtagtgatttaaatcacttgacTAATGAGAATTGGGAAACGGGTACACTGAAAAGTCAGGGTATTGAGACTCCTCAGGGAAGACCTACTGACTTAAACACAGAGCACGAATCTGAAAGACTTGCACAAGAGCAGAAAATAACACAAGAGGATTTTACAATTTGCCAGCGAGAAGGCAGTAGTGAAATATTTCAGGAAGCTCTTGATTTTGTGGCTAGCAGCCATGCGTCAGCTTCTGATCAGTCAGGATCACCAGAAGATGCAAGAGCAGGTACAGGTATTAAAGAATCACATATGGAGGCTCAAACTGAAAGTCTCTATCAAGCAGAAGAAAGCACTGAAAATGAGGTTATGAGTAGCTTGGAGAAACAGCTTGATGAAGGGTGCATAGAGAGAACAATTGGTAAAGGAGAGGGTGGTAAAAATGACAGTGATACAGCTGAAGAAGAAAATAAGACTGGAAATACAGTTCAGAGTCAGGGAAGGAAAGAAGTAGATTCtgtggaagaggagggagaaacagcATGTGCAAGTGAGGTCACACCAGATACAattgtaaaagaacaaaaaacagatGAAACACATACTCTATCCACTTTTTCAAAAAATGATCTGATATTTGCAGAAGAGGAAGGAAATATGCAAGATGAGGCAGAGAATGAGAAGAATATTGCTGAGAGGGGACAAACAAAAGACACAGGAAAGATGGAAGAAGTAACAGGCATGTTGGACATAAAACCAGATTCTGAAAACAAAAGGGTGAAAGAGGAACCACCTCTGGTACCCCTAGATGAATTTGCAGAGGTAAAAGAGGGTGTATCGCATCAGACAGAGCAGGACCAAGATGTCATGAAAGAAATTCAATCCCAAGAAACCATTTTAGTTACTAGTCCCAGCGATCATGAAATTGAGGAGTCAAACACAGAAACGTGGGATGAAtctaggaaaggaaaggaaagtagAAGTGAGTTGATGGAAGATGAGAGAACACAGGTAGAAACCCAAACAATTAAGTGCAGTGAAGAAGTAAAGAATAATCCAATACAAGAAAAAGATAAGACTGTAGAAAATGAAATGCAGAAAGTAGTtaaagaagaggaagatgaaTCTAGACAGGAATTGACTCAAGATGTCAGTGTAATTATTGAAGAGAAAGTTGATGATAAAGAGGCATCAGTGGAAAGTAGCAAGAAGCTGGATCTTACAGACCAGCAGCATGATAGATCTGTTTCTGATGATAGTTCATTGCAGAAAATCACAGAACTGTCACAGCAATTTAATGAATCCCTTGAAGGCAACAcaaaggaaatggaaattcaGAAAACTGTGTTAGATGATGCATGTCAACTTAGCAGAAAAGAAAGGGATACAAAACAGATGGGAAATGGGAATGAGGAAGATGAGAATAAAGGAATAGAAGAGCAGAACGAATTACAAGAAGTTAAGAAACAGGAAGTTGTTCCAGATTTTGAGGAAGATGCTGATTACATCAAGACACAGAAAGCAGAGCTGGATGAGAAGTCTAATGAACAAGTTGAGGTGGAGGGTCAAGAGGAGGAAATAGTGGAAGATGACGGTGAAAAATTTGATTTTGATGATGATTTAGGGCTGATATTAAAAACTCCCGGAAAGCATGATGCTGAGAAAGTTAATACACAAACGTTGGAGGAAGTTAGGGGAAAGGAAATAGTCACAGAAACTGCCAAAACAGAAAAAGGTGAAAAGGAGGAAACTCATCAAAGCAGAACACAGAGTGTAGAGAATGAGGGCATGGTTACTGAAGGCAATGCTAGTATccagcaggaaaaagaaaaggaagctgAAGAAGCTGGTCATTTGCAAACTGATACCTCTCGGTCTGCAGCTCCAGAAAAAGCATGTGATCTGGTGGAAGACGAAACTGAAAATGAAACCGTGTTAGACAGCAATAATATGGAAAAAATAGCTGATGAATATTCATCAGAACAGGAGTTAGGAAACTTAGGCAACACTAGGGATGAAAGCAAAGACGATATGCAAGCTAGTAGACGGGGCAAGGGTAGATCTAAAGAAGATTGTATGATATCATGA